A genome region from Hevea brasiliensis isolate MT/VB/25A 57/8 chromosome 9, ASM3005281v1, whole genome shotgun sequence includes the following:
- the LOC131183197 gene encoding uncharacterized protein LOC131183197, with translation MTPKSNESDASNSRRHSIGKATSSGSGENILPHYLRASTGSCHDFCKYGRKHAFEEKARRPFLRRNAKKPPDEQSSVEFQPQRNNMSKDKHKIGNYTPPNTPESIKTEMSRKSLNRQTPATSEVMDEKKASSGVLLTKSADRQSPVLREVLARKKTVAKEVLTKSVDSQSSVSSENWAEKSKKSTQQRKKTTAVELRTSSESKTRLSPKIMKLEMSSSSEKLEVSSKHASSKVKEENMSAKHASFPEMKLSSSDSSRVLDVRENSDTKIGRRTVTSEIAVKREQIPPRSLLSPKISSGGNARGLASPRASLSLKPTLRLQMSPRVLLSPKTSSGGIVKGQASSRASLSRKPSPSKVSNLKARKHWGSEIAPPLKNQNKIGKANNEHPKIKNADSDQSTEGLSNDVVEEKTLYVIKMETECKCLESDHKENHSGELSPPPFLSAKSPVLSESPLFSSHNEEDEQESEYAVTEAEDDPLSECDETEYMEESDTLEGGCKGLQQKVGIIPSEDKDDQAVKLQFRRERWLMFRLIIMVLGGSNSGEEECWRRTEISKLKPKEASRGEELKATQTLRSLIQKRLF, from the coding sequence ATGACCCCCAAATCGAATGAGTCAGATGCAAGTAATTCAAGGAGGCACTCGATAGGAAAGGCCACTTCTTCAGGAAGCGGAGAGAATATCCTTCCTCACTATCTCCGAGCTTCTACAGGTTCCTGTCATGATTTCTGTAAATATGGGAGGAAACATGCATTTGAAGAGAAAGCAAGGCGTCCATTTCTAAGAAGGAATGCAAAGAAACCACCTGATGAACAAAGCTCTGTAGAGTTTCAGCCACAGAGAAATAACATGTCAAAGGATAAGCACAAAATTGGTAACTATACTCCACCAAATACTCCAGAGAGCATAAAGACGGAAATGTCTAGAAAATCACTCAACAGACAAACTCCTGCAACAAGTGAAGTTATGGATGAGAAGAAGGCATCATCAGGGGTATTGTTGACGAAATCAGCTGACAGGCAAAGTCCAGTGTTGAGGGAAGTTCTGGCCAGGAAGAAGACGGTGGCAAAGGAAGTGTTAACAAAATCAGTTGACAGCCAAAGTTCAGTATCAAGTGAAAATTGGGCTGAGAAGAGTAAGAAATCAACCCAGCAGAGGAAGAAGACAACAGCAGTTGAGCTCAGAACTTCATCTGAATCTAAAACCCGTTTATCCCCAAAAATAATGAAACTGGAAATGTCATCATCTTCTGAAAAGCTAGAGGTCTCTTCGAAACATGCTTCATCAAAAGTTAAAGAAGAAAACATGTCTGCAAAACATGCTAGTTTTCCAGAGATGAAATTGTCTTCTTCTGATTCTTCGAGAGTATTAGATGTCAGAGAAAACAGTGATACTAAAATAGGGCGGAGGACAGTGACATCTGAAATAGCTGTAAAGAGAGAACAGATACCCCCAAGATCTTTGCTGTCCCCTAAAATATCCAGCGGTGGAAATGCAAGAGGACTGGCATCCCCAAGAGCTTCCTTGTCCCTCAAGCCTACTCTCAGATTACAGATGTCTCCGAGAGTTTTGTTGTCCCCTAAAACTTCCAGTGGTGGAATTGTGAAAGGACAGGCATCCTCAAGAGCTTCCTTGTCCCGAAAGCCTTCTCCCAGTAAAGTTTCAAACCTAAAAGCAAGAAAGCATTGGGGCTCAGAAATCGCACCTCCACTGAAGAATCAGAACAAGATTGGAAAGGCCAATAATGAGCATCCCAAGATTAAGAATGCTGATTCTGACCAATCTACTGAAGGACTTAGCAATGATGTGGTCGAGGAGAAAACCCTGTATGTCATCAAAATGGAAACCGAATGCAAATGTTTGGAGTCTGATCATAAGGAAAATCATTCTGGTGAATTATCTCCACCTCCATTTTTGTCAGCCAAGTCTCCAGTCCTCTCAGAATCTCCTTTGTTCTCATCTCATAACGAAGAAGATGAACAGGAATCTGAGTATGCTGTAACTGAAGCAGAAGATGACCCTCTCTCTGAGTGTGATGAAACGGAGTACATGGAAGAGTCTGATACTTTGGAAGGGGGATGCAAAGGATTGCAGCAGAAGGTTGGGATAATTCCTTCTGAGGATAAGGATGACCAAGCCGTGAAATTACAATTCAGGAGGGAAAGGTGGTTGATGTTCAGACTAATCATAATGGTCCTAGGAGGCTCAAATTCAGGAGAGGAAGAATGTTGGAGGAGAACCGAAATCTCAAAGCTGAAGCCCAAAGAAGCTTCAAGAGGAGAGGAACTGAAGGCCACGCAAACATTGAGAAGCCTGATTCAGAAAAGGTTGTTTTGA